In the Kiloniellales bacterium genome, one interval contains:
- the rplQ gene encoding 50S ribosomal protein L17, which translates to MRHGMSGRKFNRSSPHRQAMFANMAAALVKHEQIKTTLPKAKDLRRVVDRLITLGKRGDLHARRQALSMLRDRKITAKLFDELATRYKDRPGGYTRVLKAGFRYGDMAPMAVIELVDRDPEAKGQDSGPTQEQEVEETEAEA; encoded by the coding sequence ATGCGGCACGGCATGAGCGGCCGGAAGTTCAACCGGTCGAGCCCGCACCGGCAGGCCATGTTCGCCAACATGGCGGCGGCGCTGGTGAAGCACGAGCAGATCAAGACCACCCTGCCAAAGGCCAAGGACCTGCGGCGCGTCGTGGACCGCCTGATCACCCTGGGCAAGCGCGGCGACCTCCACGCCCGACGGCAGGCCCTTTCGATGCTGCGCGACCGCAAGATCACGGCCAAGCTCTTCGACGAGCTGGCGACGCGCTACAAGGACCGTCCGGGCGGCTACACCCGGGTGCTCAAGGCCGGCTTCCGCTACGGCGACATGGCGCCCATGGCGGTGATCGAGCTGGTCGACCGCGATCCCGAGGCCAAGGGCCAGGACTCCGGCCCGACCCAGGAGCAAGAGGTCGAGGAGACTGAGGCCGAGGCCTAG
- a CDS encoding DNA-directed RNA polymerase subunit alpha, producing MLQKNWTELIKPNKLDIQPGADPDRLAKVVADPLERGFGLTLGNALRRVLLSSLQGAAVTSIQVDGVLHEFSSIPGVREDVTDIVLNVKSIALRMHGEGPKRMRLRAEGPGEVSAGQIETGHDIEVMNPELVICTLDDGARLDMELTVESGKGYVPGTQNRPEDAPIGLIPVDAVFSPVRKVAYKVDNTRVGQVTDYDKLTMEVETNGAVTPEDAVALAARILQDQLQLFINFEEPSVREVEERPSEPPFNRNLLRKVDELELSVRSANCLKNDNIVYIGDLVQKSEAEMLRTPNFGRKSLNEIKEVLSQMGLHLGMEIPTWPPENIEEMVKKLEEPY from the coding sequence GTGCTGCAGAAGAACTGGACAGAACTGATCAAGCCCAACAAGCTCGACATCCAGCCGGGCGCCGATCCGGATCGCCTGGCCAAGGTGGTCGCCGACCCGCTCGAGCGCGGCTTCGGCCTGACCCTGGGCAATGCCCTGCGTCGCGTGCTGCTGTCGTCGCTGCAGGGTGCCGCGGTGACCTCGATCCAGGTCGACGGGGTGCTCCATGAGTTCTCCTCGATCCCCGGGGTCCGGGAGGACGTCACCGACATCGTGCTCAACGTCAAGTCGATCGCCCTGCGCATGCACGGCGAAGGACCGAAGCGTATGCGCCTGCGCGCCGAGGGCCCCGGCGAGGTATCCGCCGGCCAGATCGAGACCGGGCATGACATCGAGGTCATGAACCCGGAACTCGTCATCTGCACCCTTGACGACGGTGCGAGGCTGGATATGGAGCTGACCGTCGAATCCGGCAAGGGCTATGTGCCGGGGACACAGAATCGCCCCGAGGATGCCCCGATCGGCCTGATCCCGGTCGACGCCGTCTTTTCGCCGGTGCGCAAGGTCGCCTACAAGGTCGACAACACCCGCGTCGGTCAGGTCACCGACTACGACAAGCTGACCATGGAGGTCGAGACCAACGGCGCGGTCACGCCCGAGGACGCGGTGGCCCTGGCAGCCAGGATTCTGCAAGACCAGCTGCAGCTCTTCATCAACTTCGAGGAGCCCAGCGTGCGGGAGGTCGAGGAGCGGCCAAGCGAGCCGCCCTTCAACCGCAACCTGCTGCGCAAGGTGGACGAGCTCGAGCTCTCGGTCCGGTCGGCCAACTGCCTGAAGAACGACAACATCGTCTACATCGGCGACCTGGTCCAGAAGAGCGAGGCCGAGATGCTGCGGACCCCGAACTTCGGCCGCAAGTCGCTGAACGAGATCAAGGAGGTCCTCTCGCAGATGGGCCTCCACCTGGGGATGGAGATCCCCACTTGGCCGCCCGAGAACATCGAGGAGATGGTCAAGAAGCTCGAGGAGCCCTACTGA
- the rpsK gene encoding 30S ribosomal protein S11: protein MAKAQPRLRRRERKNITSGIAHVNATFNNTIITITDVQGNAISWSSAGGQGFKGSRKSTPYAAQMAGEDAGRKAQEHGMKTLEVNVKGPGSGRESALRALQAIGFTITAIRDVTPIPHNGCRPPKRRRV from the coding sequence ATGGCTAAGGCTCAACCGCGTTTGCGTCGTCGCGAGCGCAAGAACATCACCTCGGGCATCGCGCACGTGAACGCGACCTTCAACAACACCATCATCACCATCACCGACGTCCAGGGCAACGCGATCTCCTGGTCTTCGGCAGGGGGGCAGGGCTTCAAGGGCTCGCGGAAATCCACGCCCTACGCCGCGCAGATGGCCGGCGAGGACGCCGGGCGCAAGGCGCAGGAGCACGGGATGAAGACCCTGGAGGTCAACGTCAAGGGGCCTGGCTCGGGCCGCGAATCCGCGCTTCGGGCCCTGCAGGCGATCGGCTTCACGATCACGGCCATTCGGGACGTGACGCCGATCCCGCACAACGGCTGCCGGCCGCCCAAGCGCCGCCGCGTCTGA
- the rpsM gene encoding 30S ribosomal protein S13 translates to MARIAGVNIPTQKRVLIGLTYIHGIGNTKAAEICEKVGIPAERRVNELTDDEVVRIRETIDRDYSVEGDLRREVAMNIKRLMDLGCYRGLRHRKGLPVRGQRTNTNARTRKGPARAIAGKKKAAKK, encoded by the coding sequence GTGGCTCGCATAGCTGGCGTCAACATCCCGACTCAGAAACGCGTCCTGATCGGGCTGACCTACATCCATGGAATCGGCAATACCAAGGCCGCGGAGATCTGCGAGAAGGTCGGGATTCCGGCCGAGCGGCGGGTCAACGAGCTGACCGACGACGAGGTCGTGCGCATCCGCGAGACCATCGACCGCGACTACAGCGTGGAGGGCGACCTGCGCCGAGAGGTCGCGATGAACATCAAGCGCCTCATGGATCTGGGCTGCTACCGCGGTCTCCGGCATCGCAAGGGCCTGCCGGTCCGGGGCCAGCGGACCAACACCAACGCCCGCACGCGCAAGGGCCCGGCGCGGGCCATCGCGGGCAAGAAAAAAGCAGCGAAGAAGTAG